The Nostoc cf. commune SO-36 genomic sequence CTTTTGCTAACAACAAGAGGACTTTTAAAAATCTGGATTTGAAACGTTATTATGAATAATTTAGTTATTAAAAAAATATTAGCAAAATTGGAGAAAAATATAATATGAATAATGCTTGGAAGCGTTGGATTACGACCGTTAATTTAGCTGCCATCGCACTCATGCCAACGCTGATATTTTTAGCATTCTCTCATCGGGCAATAGCTGACGATCCAGGAGGATGTTACATGATAACTTCCTCTGGCAAAACCGTTGGGTTAGAAAGGCTTTGTGGAAATGTAATAGCTGAACCTTCAGACAAGAAAGTTTTTCGAGTCCCAATCAAACGGCGCTTTGGTGGAACTCCTGTAATTGATGTCACCTTCAACGACAAAAAAACCTTTGAAATGATCGTAGATACAGGTGCTAGTGAAACCATTGTTACTCTCAATATGGCGAATACACTTGAACTCCAAACTACAGGTACAATGCAAGCCCAAATTGCCGATGGTAGTCAAGTAGAATTCCCAACCAGTAAGGTAAAATATATTGCAGTAGGTGGAGTTACAGCCAATAATCTTCGAGTAGCGATCGCACCAAAAGCAAACATCGGCTTACTAGGCCACGATTTTTTTGGCAGCTATGATATTAAGATTCTGGAGAAAGAGATCGAATTTCATCACCGCTAATTCTTAAAAGCTACTCAGCACTGAACACCCCTGATGCAGGTTAACAGCGTTATAGAATAGAAGTAAACCTTACATACATTACGCTGATTCAGCAGAATTGCCCATGACCACTTCTAAACGCCAATATCACATTACTACTTTCGGTTGTCAGATGAATAAAGCTGACTCAGAGCGCATGGCTGGCGTTTTGGAAGACATGGGCTTTGAGTGGTGCGAAGATCCGAATAATGCAGATGTGATTCTCTACAATACCTGCACAATTCGGGATAATGCTGAACAAAAGGTATATTCCTACCTCGGCAGACAAGCGAAGCGCAAACATGAGCAGCCTGATTTAACTCTCATCGTTGCTGGTTGTGTTGCCCAGCAAGAAGGGGAAGCGCTGTTGCGGCGAGTGCCAGAATTAGACTTGGTAATGGGGCCACAACACGCCAACCGTCTGAAAGATTTGTTGGAGTCGGTGTTTGAAGGCAACCAAGTTGTAGCAACCGAGGCAGTTCATATTATTGAAGATATCACCCAGCCGCGACGGGATAGTACAGTAACAGCTTGGGTAAATGTAATTTACGGCTGTAACGAACGCTGTACCTATTGCGTGGTTCCGAATGTGCGAGGTGTCGAACAATCTCGCACGCCGTCAGCTATCCGGGCTGAAATGGAAGAATTAGGACGGCAAGGTTACAAAGAAATTACTCTACTCGGTCAAAATATTGATGCTTACGGCAGAGATTTACCGGGAGTGACACCAGAAGGCCGACATCTGCACAACTTTACAGATTTGCTTTATTACGTCCATGATGTTCCGGGGATTGAAAGGCTAAGATTTGCTACTAGCCACCCCCGTTATTTTACTGAAAGATTAATTCAGGCTTGTGCTGAGTTGCCCAAAGTGTGCGAACACTTCCACATTCCCTTTCAATCTGGAGATAATGACCTTTTAAAGGCAATGTCGCGGGGTTATACCCATGAGAAATATCGCCGGATTATCGATACCATTCGGCGGTATATGCCAGATGCCTCCATTAGTGCCGATGTGATTGTTGGTTTTCCTGGAGAGACAGAAGCACAGTTTGAAAATACTCTGAAACTGGTGGAAGATATTGGCTTTGATATGTTGAATACAGCAGCATATTCGCCGCGTCCAGGGACACCCGCAGCTTTGTGGGACAATCAACTGAGTGAAGAAGTTAAAAGCGATCGCTTGCAACGGCTCAATCATTTAGGAAACTCAAAAGTAGCAGAGCGATCGCAACGTTACTTTGGGCGCATTGAAGAAGTTTTAGTAGAAGACCAAAATCCTAAAGATCAAACCCAAGTGATGGGACGCACTGGCGGTAATCGTTTGACCTTTTTTAGCGGCAACATCAAAGAACTCAAAGGCCAGTTGGTGAAGGTAAAAATTACCGAAGTTCGCCCCTTTAGCTTGACAGGTGAACCAGTTGAAGTGAGGCAAACCGTTTTGCACTAAAAACTAGTTGAAGATTATACCCCTGACTTATTTATGATCAAATTACCGCAGACGATTCCAGTTCTTCTTTTTGGGGCTAGTTTGGCTGTACTTTCCCCTCAACTTTGTGCTGCTTTCACTGTTCAAGAGGTAGCTAGTCTTGCCCAAACATCAAGCGATTTGCCAGTGGTCAAATCAGCAGGACTGTCCCCTGATATGGATGTGCCTTGGTCGAAACCCGTGAAAATCGTTGACCCTTTTGAAGGAGAGTTTCTTGCGGTTTTTGACCGTAACTCCTTAGGTGGCAATTTGCACCGTGAGAGTTCAAAGCAAGTTATTAGTTTGTGGACTCCTTCGAGTATTCGAGTACTGGTAACACTAAATTCGAGTCAAGCAAGGTCTTCTTTTTACACCGCAGGTAATGTATCTTTCAGACCTGACTTTCTTAGGTTTGTCACTACCAAAAAAGTTGATAAACTTTTGCTCAAGGTCAGAGAAAAAGTTTTTCAGTTAGATGGGTCAACTGGCACGTTTGCTGTCAGTCAAGAATTAGCCACTGCTTTGAAAAATGCTCCAGATCAGAACTTAACCATCAGACTAATCTTGGAAGGAGGCCAAAGTGTTGATAGCGAAATTGGCAAAGCGACAGTGAAAGCTTGGCGAAACATTTATTAAGCGATCGCATTGTTCAGCCAAATATTATCTTTTATTAACAAAGGACTCGCAAAAAATAAATTATCAAATCTCGTTTCCAGCCAGAGGCTGGAAATGCTCGTCATCGCGGCTCTGCCGCAAGTCAGAGAGGCGGAGCCTCTAAGATGGCATTCCCAGCTTCCGCCTGGGAACGAGACAATGTAAAAGCTTGTTTGAGACTGGCTTTCTCGTTAAGTTGACTACCAATGAAGCTTGCGCCCCTACGTACCCTGGGTACGCTTACGCGAAGGCAAAGCGTCCCGCAGGGATGGGATATTTTTTTAACTGGAAGTCCCTAAAGGGAAAATTTCTCCCGTCTCATCAGGAATCTATCTGGTAAAACTTGTTTATATATTTAGGAAAAACGAACAAGGAAATCAACACGATGAAATTTGGTATTGATATTGGACACAATTGCCCTCCTCACGATACAGGAGCAACAGGCATTAAACAAGAAGACGTTTTAACTAAAGCAGTTGGTACGCGACTGATACAAAAACTCAAAGCAGCAGGCCATACCGTTATTGATTGCACTCCTACAAGTGCTAGCAATATAAATGATTCTCTAAGACAGCGAGTCAATAAAGCGAATGTTAATAATGTTAACGTCTTTGTCTCGATTCACTTTAATAAATTCAACACTAAAGTTAACGGTACAGAGATTTTCGCTATTAGTAATACATCAAAAGGTATTGCTCAATCAGTTTTAAAAGAGATTCTAAAACTTGGATTTAATGACAGAAAGGTTAAAAATTCAGGCTTTTTTGTTCTGAAGAATACACAAATGCCAGCTATTTTAATTGAATGCTGTTTTTGTGACTCCACG encodes the following:
- the miaB gene encoding tRNA (N6-isopentenyl adenosine(37)-C2)-methylthiotransferase MiaB is translated as MTTSKRQYHITTFGCQMNKADSERMAGVLEDMGFEWCEDPNNADVILYNTCTIRDNAEQKVYSYLGRQAKRKHEQPDLTLIVAGCVAQQEGEALLRRVPELDLVMGPQHANRLKDLLESVFEGNQVVATEAVHIIEDITQPRRDSTVTAWVNVIYGCNERCTYCVVPNVRGVEQSRTPSAIRAEMEELGRQGYKEITLLGQNIDAYGRDLPGVTPEGRHLHNFTDLLYYVHDVPGIERLRFATSHPRYFTERLIQACAELPKVCEHFHIPFQSGDNDLLKAMSRGYTHEKYRRIIDTIRRYMPDASISADVIVGFPGETEAQFENTLKLVEDIGFDMLNTAAYSPRPGTPAALWDNQLSEEVKSDRLQRLNHLGNSKVAERSQRYFGRIEEVLVEDQNPKDQTQVMGRTGGNRLTFFSGNIKELKGQLVKVKITEVRPFSLTGEPVEVRQTVLH
- a CDS encoding retropepsin-like aspartic protease family protein; translation: MNNAWKRWITTVNLAAIALMPTLIFLAFSHRAIADDPGGCYMITSSGKTVGLERLCGNVIAEPSDKKVFRVPIKRRFGGTPVIDVTFNDKKTFEMIVDTGASETIVTLNMANTLELQTTGTMQAQIADGSQVEFPTSKVKYIAVGGVTANNLRVAIAPKANIGLLGHDFFGSYDIKILEKEIEFHHR
- a CDS encoding N-acetylmuramoyl-L-alanine amidase gives rise to the protein MKFGIDIGHNCPPHDTGATGIKQEDVLTKAVGTRLIQKLKAAGHTVIDCTPTSASNINDSLRQRVNKANVNNVNVFVSIHFNKFNTKVNGTEIFAISNTSKGIAQSVLKEILKLGFNDRKVKNSGFFVLKNTQMPAILIECCFCDSTDDMNRFDAEKMAEAIKDGLIGESDDDAPKSDKDYILEITTQTVLKPSTEQASELPKDSLIDIEPGSYPILDVRFEENHYWVKWPDKSKGNRDEHFVFAGYSKVKEKD